From the genome of Hymenobacter gelipurpurascens:
GTAGCGGTGCCGCCCGATAGTGGGTAGCGCTGCACCTGGCTCCATTCGTAGTCACCGGGGCACAGCATCGGCTGGCCGTTCACACGCAGGCCATCCAGTCGCAAGACCAGATAGAGCTTCTCGTGCAGCCAGTCCGGCAGGGCAATGGTTTCCAGCAGAATACCGCGCTGGGCTGTGCTGCTAAGCAGGGTAGGCGTTCCAGAGCTGCTGCGGTGCACAGAAGAGGTGCCGCTGGGCTTGCGCTTGTAAAAGGTGCCTTCTACCCGCAAGCGCGAGATATTGCCGGTGGTGAATACCATCCCGTAAGCATTATCCCTATTGCTGTATTCCAGCAAGACCGTATTGGGATGATACTCCGCGAGCAGTACGAGCTCAGACAGCAGCACCGCATCGGGCTGGGTTGCATCGGTGCCGCGCAACTCCACCTCATATTCGCCGGCTGCTAACGTCGCCCAGTTAAGGGCCACTTCCCATACGTTGAAGGGGACGACGCTCAGTTCCCAGCGCACCTGCACATTGGCGCCGGCGCCGGTCCAGGGGCGAGAAAGTAGTAGGTAGGTGCTGCCATCACTGGCCAGTCCAGTTTGCCGCACGACGTAGGTGCCGGAAGCCCCACCCTGTAATTGTACCCGAACGGCGCGCCGCAAGGTTTCTGGCATGGGGCCCGCTGTGATCGTGAGCCGGGTAACGCCACTGGCATCTTCGGACAGAGTCACAGCCACCGGATCCGCTGTGCCAGTATAGCGCTGCTTTAGGGTGAAGGGCAGCGTAGCCACCACCGCGCCGGTAGCTGGCCGGCGCACACGAGCGGTAACGCCAGAGTAGTCGGTAAGCACCTGCAGAGTGTGCGTATCGCTGCGCTGCACCTTCTGTCGATACGTCGGCCGCACGGTTTGATCTGGCCTGGACTCGTGGCAGAACAGGGTATTATCAGGCGTCTGATAGACAGAAATGCCATCAACAGGCGCTTCTGCCACGAATCGCAACGGATTGAGCAGGGGAGCCCGGAAGGAGGGGATTCTTATGGGAGCCGTGTACTGGCAGCTGCCATCTTCAAAGCTGGCTCCCGCGTTGTAGTTCAGGGCGGCTTTATCCGTGCAGCCGCCCTGCAGGGTAGCGCTGATGGTAAAGTCCTGGCTAATCTGCTGCTGAGGCGTCGAACTATCTTTAATCAGGGCCGTGTACGACCCTGGAGGGATGCCCGTGATTTCCACCCAGCCGTTGGCGTCGACGGCCACAGGCTGAGGGGTAATGGCATTGGTGAGGAACACCGTGGCGGGCCGTGTCCCACCTGTAATCTCTATCTGCACACGGCCAGTTGCCTGGCCTGGAGCAGGAGCGAAGGGCGTGAGCCGCTTGAGCACCATCGCGCCAAAGCCGCACTCGGTGCTGTTCAGCGTGTCTTCGGAATAGAAGCCGCCCTGGCCATCATGGATGTAGGCCCGGCGCGTGGTACCTATACACTCGTGGTAGATCTCGCCCTCTACACTCTCATCCGGCGGGCGCTCCTGGCCTAAGTCAACGGTGTAAAATCCGTTCGAGAAAGAATCCCGGTACAGTACGTTCCGCTTGACCGTATCGAAATCCCAGGTTTCGATGGAGTAGTACACCGTATACACCCGGTCATCTGCCGGATCGAACTCAGTATGATGCTGAGTATAAACTTTCTTGAAGGGGATATAGGCCATGGCTACCGAGCGGAATTAGTGTGGCAGCGCAGCAGGGTGAAATCGGCCTGTTGCCGGCTGAGCGTGTGCTTGAAATCGAGAATCCACCCTTCAGCCCGTTCGCCGCGCTCGGTGGTAAAGCGAACCCGACCAGTAGGCCTGGCCAGCACACGCACAGCATCACGCCAGGTGCAGGGGGCAGTAAAACTGTAAGCCTGATTGAGCCACAGGGGAGCACCCAGATCAGCCACTGGGATATCAGCGTTTTCCACCACGGCCGTCGCCTCACCAAACAGGCGGGAAGCGAAGGCGTTGTTACCCTCACCGAAGCGGAACCGCACCGACTTGCTGCGCTGGGGCTGCAGGCCCGCTGCTAGCACGGGCGCATGGCGCCGTAGCACGCGAGCCGGGGAAAGGCGGGCATTGTAGACGGTATCGGGGGAGAATACCCCGGTTAGCTCCGTAAAGAGCTGATTGCGTTCGGTCACGAAGCCGCGCTCCGCATCCCGCAGCACGCAGATCAGAAACAGGTCGTTATCGGCGCCAGTGTCAGTGGTCGAGGTAGCATCGTAGCGGTTGCGCCGCACCGACTCGATATAAAAGCCCGACGTGATGTATTCGCCCACGGCGGAATAGGTACCCTGAATAAGGGATAGGGGCAAGCTCCATTCCCGGCGGGTATTGAACTCATCCAAGCCGTTCACCTGCTGGGCCTGCCACTTGCGGTAGCCGGTTTCCACTTGGTTGTAATAGCGGTCGGTGAGCTCACGCTCCACCAGGTTGCTAACCAGTGTACCCTCTTTATCGGGCAGCGCGTCGCTAATGGACTGGGCAAGCTCTAACACCACTTCATCCGAATAGAAGTAGCTGGCCTGCTCCACTCGTACCACCTCCTGGCCAGTAGGCAGCCGCTCAATACCAGTGCCCAGCCACCACGCGTCGCTAAGCGAGCCAAACAGGCCCTGCCACGTAGCAAACAGGCTCTTTTCCGCCAGGGGGAAGCCCCGGGCCTGAAAGCCGCCGGTGACATATGTGAGACTGCCCTCGCCATCAACTGCGTAGGCCGGGCTGGTATCGGTGCGGCCAAAGAAGTCAGACCGGAATGCTACCGCGCTATCGGTAGTGGCCTGGGCCAGACGGTCCAGCGCCTCATAGGCCAGTAGGCCCGGGCACATCGTGGCGTCGGTCTGGGTTTCGGCCTCCATCTTGAAGTAGGAGCCGGGCAGCATATCTACCAAAACCGTGAACTGATAGGGGCCGATAGCGGGCCCACTGATATCATAGACGTGCAGGCGACCGTAGAAATAGACTTTATCGCCTATCTCCAGCGTGCGGGTCACCTTGTAGGGAGCGGTCAGGTTGTAGCGGAATTCACCGGCAATACCCGACTCGCGAAAGCTGGCCAGCTTGACCGGCTGCTCGTTGTTGATGCGGAAATAGACCTCGCCATCGGCCTTATCGAAGTCGCCCCGGCCGTTGGCGCGCTGAATACGCAGGCGGCTGAGCAGGTTGATATCAAAGCTGAAGCGGCCACGCTCGACCGTGGTGTAGATGGCCACTTCGGGTGAGGTGTTGCCCGTAGGCACTGTCACCCCACCACCGCCCACTTCCTGTACCCCGAAGTCATCAATGGCGGGCGAGCCGAAGCCGAAATACAGCACCTTAAACCGGCTTTCGCCATCGGTGACATAGTCTGGCAGCGGGGGCAAGGGCGAGGCAGGCGTTACGGCTTCGTAGCGCTTGCGAATAGCTTTGCTGTGCAGCTCTACCGACACCGGCTCCAGAGCAGCCAGCGACGTGCCACTGATGGAATCACGGCCCAACAGATCTACCGTGGTATCGGCGCGATTGAGAAACTTCTGGGTAAAGCCCGTTTTCTCGGCTTGGCAGCGGAATTCGGTTGCCGTTTCACTGCGGCCGGTAAAGTCCAGACGCCCCTGGTAGTAAACATGCCAGAGAAAGTCATTCGGATCGAAAATCTCAATCAGCAGTTCTACCTCTGCTTCAATACCCGCCAACTGGTAGGCCTGGGATAGGTACTTCTTCGCCTCCTTGATGAACGCGAGCTCTACCGTGTACTCGGTAGTCAGGCCGTGCAGCTTGCCATCGCGGTGCAGCTGAGCACCTACATCTTCCCAGCCCCGTGGGTCATGCTGCGACACCAGCGAGCCGAAACGGCTGCTGAGCAGGGTGAAGCGCAGAAGTGGCTGATTTTGTTCTAGCACCGGCTAATTATTGTTGTACAAAATACACAACAATAATCCGAAAAACCTACAGCCCTTCGGGGTGTTCACGCTGCTTCTTGCGCTCCAGCCAAGCCAGCCGGGCCTGGAATTGAAACACAGGCAGGTTGCCCGCATCGGGGGTGCCGGTTTCAGCCAGCAAGGCGCACAGGTTCTCGAAGTTGCGGTGCATGCTGGTGAGCACGTTGTCGGGGTCGCCGTCGTGGAATACGTCGGGCCGGGCTGCTTCCAGCAACCACCTGTCTACCTCTTCTACGATCTTCAGGTAAGACGCCTCGCCACTGAGCAGGTAGTCACATAGTGCCAAGCCCCGCTTACGCTGCTGACTCGCGATGGAGATGGCTTCGCCCTCGCCGTTTTCACGCTCCGGAAACAGGTCCTTTAGCTCAGACGGTAGTTTTTTTTTACGTCTTCGACTTCCGTCGTTACCATTTCCATCGTCAGGCCATACTCACTGACTTGTTCCAGCAGGGCCTGCAAAGCGGCTTCTGAGTAGTCCGTAACCGGCTGGCCATCTACTTCGGCAATCAGGCAGCCAAAGGCCAGCTGCTGGGGCGAGAACTGCTCCAGCGCGAAGTGAAACGCGTAGTGCAGGTTGGCCAGCTCCGTGCCGGCTTCCTGGAGCATGCCGGCGGCAATCAGCTGGCCAGTGCGACTGAAGCGCTGGTTGATATCGTCCGGAGTAGAGCCAATCCCGCCTTGCTGCACGATATAGGTGTTGAAGGCCAGGTGGCGCCGCGCCGGCAGCTCGTGCACGGTCTGGTACAGCTTAATTGAATGCAGAGGATTGAGCGAGAGTTGACGCATATATTGATGTGTATTTTAACCAACTATATAAAGATAAAAAAGCCCTGCTATTACTAGTAGGGCTTTTTTCATTAACAGTGATTTGGAATCCAATACTGCTTTTCAGCAGTACGTAGCCTTCCCCATCTATCTTGTAGCTCGGTTGCCCAAAGGACAGCTTTGTAAGCGCCTACCTTGACTGCGAGTTTAGCAATGCCGACTACCACCTTTATCATTACACGAGAAGATAGAAAAGGCGTATAAGCCTTGAAGGCAATGACCGTGCAGTTTAGAAGTTCTCCATAAAGCCTTGCAACTTCAGGATTATCAACACGGCGAGCGTTACGAGTAGGCTTGATTACGCTGTGATCGATTTGACGCATTGTCCTGAGGATAGATCCAAGATTGAATGAGTGCTTTACAGCATCAAATTCAAGTGTCACCTGGTTCGTTCTCTCAATCAACCACCGAACAACGGCATAGTCACGCTTGGTCAAAGCTTCCTGATGTGATTCATGGATAAACTGAATCATATCTGATCGTACCTCGCAGAAACGGAACATTACTTTGTCATCTCTTCTCATTTTGAAGAGATAAAAAGCAAACCAGATCTGGAATGTTATTACCGGAATAAAGAGCAGATAGATCATTTTCTAGCGTTTCTTCGGGATGGTTGATGTGAAGGTGGGGTAACATCAAATTTTTTATCGAGCTGAGTCAAGTAAATGTCTCGGTATCGATCATTGTCTTCCCGTAACCTCTTGATCTCACTATTTTTTGATCTTATCAAAGTCACCATTAGGTAACTTATCAAACCAACCATAGCGAAAAAGAGGGAAATTGTTAAGGCTTTTGCCCAACCAAGCGCATTAAAAAGTTTGAGAAAACTGTCTGTGAACTCACTGAAAGTAGAAGCTTCTTGTAGTAGTAAACTCATGGGTAAAGTAAAGCGCCCAAGAGACTAATACATAGATTAATTCGGGCTAAATAACGCCTGAAGTTAATCGCTTATTTCACTTCAATACTAATTCACAGACTTAAAGTTTAAACTTTAGTGAAAATGATATGATTATTTGACGCTGCGAACATATATATAAGGTACGTACGCGCGTGCATGAGACCTTTCTTAGGCATTGGAGCGCACCTTCAAGCATTAGTCGTTGCGCTTGTGGCGCTTATTGGTGTGCTGAATAATGTTGCTACCACGGCGCTCAAACCGCTGCATACCATCTTCGGTCATGCGATACTCCGGCCGCTCGTACCAGGCTTTGATCAGCCGGTCGTTTTCTCGGCGGTTCGCTTCTGCTAAGGCATGCACGGACCGGTTATCGACAACCGGCGCCGACAGCCGCTCGATAGCGGTAGAGGAGCGCGTAAGTTCCTGCTGGTAAGGTTGGGTAAGCAGACGGTTGTTGATAAAGCGGTTTTCCCGCACGATGTCGCGGGTTTCGCTCGCGGTATGCACCGTGGCACCCTGGGGCAGGTAGGTAACAGTAGGGCCGGCGAACATCTGCGCGCCACCACTGGGCGTGCTCACAAGCTCCGCGCCCCGCTCACCTACCATGGCCCATTCCGCCGGACCACCATCACGCCCTTTGAAGTACTGGGGTATTGGCCGGGCTACGATAGCTGCGGCCTGGGCCAGGCCCTGGGCAATAACAATAGCCGACAGGATGCCCGCACTGATACCGAAGTCAGCATAGCGCGTGCCACCACCGGTGCTGAGCACAGAAGTAACTGCCATAGCCGTGTTCAGCGCCACGTTGAAGAGGGCCGCAGTTTTATCCGCTTTGGCCTGCTTCTGCTTGATGGCCAGTTCGCGCTTGCGGAACGTTTCCTCAATCTGGGCTTTTAGCTCTTCATTCTCGCCGGCTACCTTCAGCTCTGCATCCTTCTTGAGCTGCACATCCTGCAGCTCGCGGTTGCGGCGCTGGGCCCCGATTTCGAAGAATGAATCCGATAGCTGCTGCAGGTTTTGCAGGCCTTCAATGATGAGCTCGCCCTCGTGCTGGCGTAGCTCGTCTTTCTTCTGCTGCAGCTCGCGGGCCCGCTGCAGCGCAGCCTGATCCGCTTCGATCTGCCGCGCCCCGTCCTTTTGCAGGTTGATGACCTGCTGTAGGGAGTAGTCATTATCGAGCCGACGGAGTTCCTTATAGTAGTCGCGCTTGCTGATGAGGCCGGCGGCCAACTGGTTCTCTAAGGCCAGCTGGTCCTGCACGTACTGCTTAGCCAGATCAGAATTAGCGAGGTCCGAGTTGAAGGGGCGGGTGCTGGTCAGCGCCTGCTTCCGCTTCGCTTCGGTATCGGCTTCAATCTTGGCAATCTCTTCGGCGTTGCCCTTAGCCGCCCGTATGCGGGCATCGTACTCAATTTCGATAATCTCTAGACGACGCGCTGAGGCATCCAGCGCCGCCTGTTGGCGGGTCTGGTAGTCGTTCTGCTCGTTCTGAGCGATCAGGTCGAGCGTGTCGATTTCCTGCTGCAGAATCAGCTTATCTACCTCGCCTAGCTGATCGAGAATGCTGTTGCGCAGCGCGAGCTCGTCCTTGGTGAGGTCGCGCTCAATGCCCAGCATCTGCTCGGCAAACGCTTCACGCAACCGGATGCGGGTTTTCTCCAGCGCCTGCTGCCCGTTGATCTGGTCTTTATAGCTCTGGGCCGCTTCCCGGATCAGTTCGTCGCGCTCCAGCTTAGCCAGACTACGACGCACGTCGGCAGCCTTACGAGTCGCATCCAGGCGCACTTCTTCCGAGTTAGCCGGGTTTTCAGCTTGCCGGTTGAGGTCGGCTAAACGAGCCTCCAGCCGCTGCTTTTGCAGCTCATATTCAGCCTTAGCGACATCGGCAATGCTCTTTTTCTTCTCCTTGTCCTTTTCAATGGTGGTATCCTCGCCATCGATCACCTCCTGCACCACCTTGGTGCCAGCTTTGCGCACCGAGTTGAGCGCGGCCTGGGCATTAGCTACGTCCTGTTGCTGCTTTTTCAGCAAGGCCCCGTTGTCTTTCAGGCGAATTTCAGCGTCCAGCATGGCCTGAGCCGCATCCAGCTCTTTCTTACTGAACATCTGGGTGCCCTGGCTATCGACCTGCTTAATACCGATTTTGCCGAACTCATCGCGCAACGCCTGCCGGTCCCGAACTGCTTGCTCCAGTTCCTTCCGACGCTCCGCACTCATGCCGGACAGGTCCAGCTTGGCGGTGGCGCCTGATACCTGCTCTGTGAGCTTAGCCTGCAGCTTCTGGGTAGCTTCCACAGCGGATTCCGCGTTTTTCAGCCCCCGCACCAACACTCGCTCATTTTGGGTAGCCAGCGCCTGTCGCGCCGCAATAGCATCCCGGGTAGCCCCGGTATTGAGCTTAAACTTGCCAGTTTCCTTATCCAGCGATACTACCGAAGCGCCTAGCGTTTTCTGCAGCTTCAGCGCCGCGTCGGCCATCTCTTGTTCCTGGCCAGCACTACGGTTGGTAGCACCCGCTAGCTCCTCATAGCGGTTCAGCAGCTTTTCGGCGGCTTCTGCCTGATTGAGTAGGGCTTTGGTGCTGGCCGCTGTAGCACCGAACTGCTCCACACTCACCGGCTTTACCAGCTTGGCTTTGGTGGCCAGGTACGTGAACCCATCGGCGGCCTTGCCCAATAGGCCTACCAAGCCGGAGATGTCGCGCCGGGTATCATCTAAAAATGACTTGAGGCCCTTACCCACGGCGCCATCCGTGACGAAGTCTACGATGCTCTTCTTCGTCTTTTCCCAGGACCCGGCCAGGTTGTCATTCACCAACGCGGCTTCTTCGGCCAGTGAGGTGCCGTTCTGCAGCTGCTCGTTGGCCGTTTTCTGGCGCTCCGCAAACAGTTCGGTGTTTTTGGCCAGTGTGGTGATGGCATTTTTGGCCTCCCCACTGGACAGCTTCAGCGTGCCGAGTAAGCGGTTGAACTTGGTCGTGTTGGTGCCGCCCGCGTTCAGGCCGCGCAGGAACAGCTGAATAGCGCCCTGGAAGTCGGTGTTGACGAGTCGGCGGAACTCGGTCAGGGTCAGGTTGGAGTTGGCAAGCTTGGCAATGGCAAAGCTTTCCTGCGTCTTCGTCGAGAGCGTGTTGAACAAGCGGTTCAGGGCGGTGCCGCTGGTTTCGGCATTGGAGCCGGTTTCCTGCAGCACGGCGGCGTAGGCCAGTACGTCTTTCAGGCCCAGGCGCGCGTTGGCAGCCGTAGCACCTACGCGTAGGGCTACGTCAGTCAGGAAAGGGGCGGTGGCCGCACCTTCGGCCCCAATTTCGTTGATAGCCGAGCCGATGTCAAGCAGGTTCTGATTCTGATCCGGGCCCAGCGTTTTGCGGAACACCATCTCGATCTTGCCGAGCTCCGTCGCGATTTGCTCCGCGCCGCCGCTGAAGTCATCACCCAGAGCCTGCACGGCGACATCGATGGCCTTGGTGTAGCCCTCAATCTCATCCTTACTCTTGCCCAGCTGACCGCCGACTTTGG
Proteins encoded in this window:
- a CDS encoding copper resistance CopC family protein, whose translation is MAYIPFKKVYTQHHTEFDPADDRVYTVYYSIETWDFDTVKRNVLYRDSFSNGFYTVDLGQERPPDESVEGEIYHECIGTTRRAYIHDGQGGFYSEDTLNSTECGFGAMVLKRLTPFAPAPGQATGRVQIEITGGTRPATVFLTNAITPQPVAVDANGWVEITGIPPGSYTALIKDSSTPQQQISQDFTISATLQGGCTDKAALNYNAGASFEDGSCQYTAPIRIPSFRAPLLNPLRFVAEAPVDGISVYQTPDNTLFCHESRPDQTVRPTYRQKVQRSDTHTLQVLTDYSGVTARVRRPATGAVVATLPFTLKQRYTGTADPVAVTLSEDASGVTRLTITAGPMPETLRRAVRVQLQGGASGTYVVRQTGLASDGSTYLLLSRPWTGAGANVQVRWELSVVPFNVWEVALNWATLAAGEYEVELRGTDATQPDAVLLSELVLLAEYHPNTVLLEYSNRDNAYGMVFTTGNISRLRVEGTFYKRKPSGTSSVHRSSSGTPTLLSSTAQRGILLETIALPDWLHEKLYLVLRLDGLRVNGQPMLCPGDYEWSQVQRYPLSGGTATLEPLQWLGAGNGDDAGSVLPPSSDNLLVLHPTGDFLKLH